The DNA window TGCCACATGGTTTCCTTGGTCATCCACACCGCGAGTGGACTGTTCTCGGCGATCAGACGTGCAGTGTGCAAGGCGCGTTGCAGCAGGTCTGACTCGTCGACGACGTCGACCACCAGTCCCATGCGGTGCGCTTCTGCAGCATCGAAAACCCTTCCCGTGAGCATCAATTCGGCTGAGCGAGCCGCCCCAACCAGGCGCGGCAGAAAGGGTTTTCCCCATGTCACAGGCCGAGATGCCGTGCTTGATGAAAACGGCGCCGAAGCGCGCCGAATGACTCGCGATGCGGATGTCGCAGGCCAGTGCGAGCGCGAATCCGCCGCCATGTGCGTGCCCGTTGATGGCGGCAATGACGGGTTGGCGCAAGCGATGAATCTTCTCGAAAAGGCTTGCCATGAGCTCCTGGGCTGCAAGCGAGCGCACGAGGTCGCTGCGAGCGGCGCCGAACAGTGCACCAACGGCAGTGCCCTCGGTGGCATCCGAATCGGCGGGGTCGGCTTTGATGTCGGCACCGGCACAAAACGACCCGTCTTGTCCGGAGACGATCACCACCCGGATGGTGGGATCACCTCCGATGCGGTCGATTTCGCGATGCAGATCGGCGACCGCATTGCTACTCAGTGCATTACGGCGGTTCGGGCGGGTCAGCTCTACGTGGACGATGCCTGGGTCGACCTGGGTGACGCGGTGATTGGCCAATGTTGAGGGTCCTCCCATGTTGTGTAGCGGGCAAGGCATTCCCGCGTGTCTGTCTGGACTACTGGTGCTCTGTGCGTTAGCGCGGCGTCATGTAGAGAGTGATCGCTTCTCGGAGGCCCACGAGGGCGTCCTCGACGTCGAGGCTCGAGCCGAACGTGCGCTCGGCATGCAGCCCTCGAAGCGCTGCTGGCAGCAAGGCGCTGACTTGTCGTGCGTGGCGCGGGTCGACGTCGACCCCGTCGAAGAACTCACGAAACTGTTGCAGCCAGTTGTTGTCCAGCGCATCGAGTGCGTGAGCGGTGTGGGGATAGTTCCGTTGGAGTTCGCTGCGATTCTTGGCCAACGCGGTGCGTAAATTGGTCACCGCGGCGTTGTACGGCGAGTTCAACGCGTTCCACAGCAGATCGATGACTTCGGCCACCCGCGTTTCGATCGAACCTGCTGACGGGCGACCCCAGACGCGCGGGCCCGCAGTATCGAGAATGTGCAAGATCGTGGCTGCCCAAAAACCGTCGGCGCCGCCGAACTGGTACTGCACGGTGCCCCAGGTGACGTCAGCCTCTTTCGCGATCAACTTGACACTCACCGCGTCTGGACCACCGCCGGCCAACAGATGCAGCGCAACATCGAGGACATGTTTGCGGGAAGCCTCACCCCGCCGGTTGGGCCGTCGGCCAACCTTGAGCTTGCCTTCTGGTGTCGTCATCACTCCGCTTCGGCCCGGGCCTTGTATTTATCATTAATGCCGTTATGATACATCCACAGCGGTGAAGCTGCTGCCTGCAAAACCCTCGGGCGATGAACGGCTATAAGCCGCCCGGCCGCAGGACGAAACCTCAGAATCGGTAACCGTTGGCCGATAGTGACTGCTGCGGCAGTCATTTCGACGAGCGAGCCGGTTCTGACAACACCCACGAGGTCGGATGCCCGTCGCACTCAACGAGGACCAGATCGCACTCGCGCAGACTGTCGCCGGTTTCGCCGAGCACCACAGAGCACGTGCATCCATCCGCCGGGACGGGAAGGGGAATGCTGGCGAGGGTTGTGACCCTTGGGCGGAGCTGGTCAACTTGGGCTTGCACGCTGTCCATCTTCCCGAGGCGGTGGGCGGTCAGGGAGGCACCCTCGAGGACATCGCCGTGGTGATCGGCGAATCCGGACGCGCCCTGATTCCGGGCCCGTTGTTGGCGACGGTATGTGCCAGCGCCGTCATATCGGCCGCCGTGACCGACGACGCCGCCGCAGGAGGCCTCAAGCGTTTCGCGGCAGGAGCCACCGGCGCTGTGCTCGACAAGTCCTCGTCGTTGACGGTCCGTGAGCATGCCGGTCGGATGCGGATCCAGGGTGCAAGCAAGGCGACGCTGGGTGCGGGTACGGCCGAGGTTCTTGTTGTGCCAGCGCATCCCGATGACAGCTCAGACGGAGCGCCGGTATGGCTCGTGGTCGATCGGCACAGCGCCGGCATCGATGTCGACCTCGTCGATGGCGTCGACCTGCGAGGTGACTTAGCGATTGTTCGGTTCAGCGATGTCGATGTCACCGACGCCGTCCGCCTGGGGGGCCTTGATGCAGCCCAGGTAGACGCCATCGTCACAGCGATGATGGCGGTGGAGGCCGCTGGAATCATCGCTTGGTGCGCCGATGCTGCAACGGAATTCATCAAGTCGCGAATCCAATTCGGCAGACCGATCGGGACTTTTCAAGCAGTACAGCACCGAGCGGCTCGGCTTCGCATCACCAGCGAGCTGGCGACGGCCTCAGCCTGGGATGGCGTGCGGGGACTGTATGACACCGTCGAGCAGCGTCGCCATGCCGTGGCCGGCGCGGCCGTCATGGCGATCGGCCACGGCGTGCACGCGGCCGTGGAATGCCTTGCCTTACATGGTGCTATTGGGTTCACCTGGGAGCACGATGTGCACCTCTACTGGCGGCGGGCCATCGCCTTGGCGGCGCTGGCCGGACCGGTGGAATTGTGGGAGGCCCGACTCGGTGAGGTCGCCGTCGCTGGTTCACGCGACTTCACAGCGACCCTGCCAGAGGCCGAAGAGGACTTCCGCCGTTGGGTCGCCGAGGTGCTCGATCAGGCCTCGGCACTATCCAATCCGCACCCGTCGCCGATGGGTGAAAGCGATGTGGTCGCGACCGGACCCCGTCGTGCTCTGGTCGCCGAACACGGTCTTGTCGCCCCGTCCCTTCCGCGACCATGGGGCCTCGACGCCAGTCCGCTGCAGCAGCTGATTGTCCAAGAAGAATTCGACCGGCGCGGTCTCGCCGAGCCCTCGATGGCCATCGGCCAATGGGTGTTACCGGTGGTGCTCAAACATGGCACGCACGACCAGATCGGGGCACTGGCCGCGCCTTCACTACGCGGAGAGCTGATCTGGTGTCAGCTGTTCAGCGAACCCGACGCCGGCTCGGACGTGGCGTCACTGAGACTGCGCGCCGAGAAAACTGACGGCGGGTGGCTGCTGAGCGGCCAGAAGATCTGGACCACCCAAGCTCACCTCGCCAACTGGGGATTGTGTCTGGCCCGCACCGGAGACGACGAGTCCACCGATTCCAGACATCGTGGCCTGAGCATGTTCCTAATCGACATGACCAACCCGAAACTCGACATCCGCCCCATCAAACAAGCCAACGGCCAGGCAGAGTTCAACGAAGTCTTCTTCAACGACGCATTCGTACCCGACACGATGCTGCTCGGAGAGCCGGGCGACGGCTGGGCAATCACCCTTGACACCCTCGCCCAGGAACGCCTGTTCATCGGCAACTACCGGGACACGGGCAACGAAGCCCGCATCCGCCGCATCATCACCGACGGCCACTACGCCGGATCGCACGACGACGCGGTGCGCACACTGGGCCGCATCAGTGCCCGCGGTGCCGCCATCGCGGCGATGAACCTGCGCGAGACGCTGCGCCGCCTGCAAGGTCACAGCCCCGGCCCAGCCACCAGCATCGGCAAGGCCGCGGCCTCGCTGCTCCACGTCGATGCCGCAGCGGCGGCCTTGAACCTGATCGGCCCGCGCGGCACCCTCGACGAAAGTCACTGCGAGCCAGTGTTTCACGAACTCGACATTCCTACCTGGGTGATCGGCGGAGGCACCGTGGAGATTCAGTTGACTACCATCGCGTCGTTCATCCTTGGTTTGCCCCGACGCTGATGAGCCAACACAACTTCGCTCTCGACATCGTTGCCGATGGGCTGCACATGCCCGAATGCCCCCGCTGGCATGACCAGCGCCTGTGGTTCTCCGACATCCGAGGCCACACCGTCTACCGTATCGATGACGGCCATCTGTCTGTGGTGCACCGGTTCCCCGTCGACGAGGAACCCGCCGGGCTGGGCTGGCTACCAGATGGGGACCTGCTTGTCGCCGGCATGGCCACCCGCGTCATCTACCGAATCACAGGCGGCCACGCCACCATCCACGCCGACGTGAAACTGCTTGCAGCCCATCAAATCAACGACATGATCGTGACATCTGACGGCACGGCGTTCGTCACCCAGCTCGGCTTCGACCTCGACGCACCGCAACCCGAGCCGAAAGCCACCATGGTGATCCGGGTCGACCCAGAAGGTGCGGTAAGCGCCGCTGCCGACGACCTGCTGGTACCCAACGGGATCGCCATCGATGACACCGAAACCACCATCGTCGTAGCCGAATCCGGCGGCGGCCGGCTCACCAGCTACGCCCACCGCGATGGCGTGCTGTCCGACCGCAGCACCGAACCTCTGCCCGCGACGACAGCCTTCCCGTTCTGCGCACCCGACGGGATATGCCTCGACGAGCAAGGCGGCCGGTGGGTGGCCGACTCGATCAACAAGCGCGTCTTCCGCATTCACAGCGGAACCATCACCCACGAGCACCGATTCGAGCAGTTCGTGCTGGCCTGCGCACTCGGCGACCCTGACCGCCGCAGTCTCTACGTGTGTCTCACCGATTTCTGGCACAAGTCAGAGATGACCGATCAACCGACAGGGCGCATCGTCCGGATCCGGGTTGCCAGCCCGGGTGTCGGACGGCCGTGACACCTGCCACCCGAATGAAGACAATGTCCGACGACATCGGTCTTTCGCGACGAATCTGTAGGCGCGTCACACATTCATCGTGACAGTCGGCTGGTCTCCGTACGAGGCTGAACCAATCTAGAGGGCACGGAAATACCCATCGCAACCGCCGCACCGGCGACGTCATAGCCAACTTGGGCGGACAGCTCTTCGGCCGCCGCTGCCTGGACACAACGATGTGGCTGAGCAACTACAGCAATGTGCGGCCTCACAGAACATCGGCTGACAAACACCGTCGTTGAAATTCCAGGCCACTAGGCTAGTTGGCCTTCGGCTTACGCGCAGTCACCTTGCCCGCGCTGGTGCCGCCGTCGATGGGAAGCACGGTACCGGTGACATAGCGCGAGCGATCGGTGGCGAAGTAGAGCGCCGCTTCGGCGACATCTTCCATCGTGCCCTCGCGCTTGAGCGGGCGATCGTTGCGCATCTGCTCGCGGATCTTCGCCTCGAACTGCTCCAGCTTCTCGAGGTCCTCCCCCGCCGCCGACTTGCGGACGATCGCCGTGCGGATGTTGCCCGGTGCGATGGCATTAACCCGAATTTCGTAGTGCGCCAACTCGATTGCCGCCGACTTGGTGAACTGAATGACGGCGGCCTTCGATGCCCGGTAGGTCATCACGCCGCCGCCGGCCTGAATCCCGCCGATCGACGTCAGGTTGATGATCGAGCCGCCGCCGTGTTGGGACATGTGCCGCGCCGCGTCACGCGTCCCCGCCATCACAGCCAGAACGTTGACCGCCATCACCGTGTGGAAGTCGGCGAGGTCGTCGTCGAGGAACCGGCGGTGCATCGTGCCCGACACCCCGGCGTTGTTGACCATCACGTGCAGGCCGCCGAATCGGTCGACGGCCGTCGACACGAGCCCGCTGACCTGGTCGACGTCGGATACGTCGGCTTCGACGAAAAGGGCGTTGGCCCCGATCTCCGCCGCGAGCGCCGCACCGGCGTCGGTGTCGACGTCGCCGATCAGCACCTTGGCACCCTCGGCGGCGAACCGGCGCACCAGACCTTCCCCAAGGCCCGACGCTCCGCCGGTCACGATCGCGACCTTGCCCGCCAGTTCGTCTGTCATGCTGCTCCTTCGCGCTGCTCGGCCAGGAAGGCCAGTAGCAGGTCGTTGACGGCCGCCGGCTGTTCGATCTGCGGGCAGTGCCCCGCATCTGGAATCACCACCGAACGGGCGGACGCGATCTGACCGGCGATCTCGGCCGCCCACCCCCGCGGGAGCAGCTTGTCTCGGCCACCCTCGACCACCAGTGTGGGAACTGTGATGCGCTCGTAGGCCCGTGCGCTCGACGGAAGCGGCGGCGGCTCGAGGCCGGGCCGACGAAACCGTGCTCCCGCCAGAGCTTCCCAAGCACCCGGAGCGATGCTCGAGTCGTATCGCCGTTGCACATAGGACTCGTCGGCCGCGTAGGAGGGATCGTAGAAGAGAGCTTCGACGATCCGGCGCATACCGTCGACAGTGGCGTCGTAGTCGTAGAGCGCAGCAGAATGCTCGTTGCGTTGGATCTCGCCTCCGCCGCAGACCATCACCAAGCTGCGCGCGGGCAGCACCGGCGACTCCGAGGTGGCGTCGACGAACAAATTGACCGCGCCCATCGAGTTCCCGACGAAATGCGCCGATTCGACACCGGCGGCCTCGCAGAACCGCGCGATGTGACGGATCCGCATACCGCGTCCGTCATTGAAGTCGATGACTTTGGCGGATTCGCCGAAACCCAACATCTCCAAGGCGAGGACCCGATATCGTCGCGCGAGTGCGTCGATGTTGTTCTCCCACGCGATCTCCGCGTTGACCCCGAACTCGCCGCCGTGCAGCAGGATGACCGGATCACCCTCTCCTGTCTCGAGATAACCCGTGACGAGGCCGTCGACCAGGATGGTCTTCCGCGCTGCGCTCACGTGGTCGCCCGTGCAGACGCAGCGAATGAGAGTACCTGCGCGGCCAGCATTTCGAGCTGGTCGCAGACCGACGCGTCGGTCAGCTCGCCTGCGGTGGTTGTGGTTGCGGTCATGGTTCTTGCCTACTTGATTGCAATCGGGTTCACGGGTGATCCGACGCCGCCGGTAACTCTCAGCGGCGGTGCGATGAGCTGAAATTCGTATATGCCGTCGGCCGCGCAATCCGCCGCCAACGCGGTCAGATCCCAGTACTCGCCGAGCATCAACCCCATGTCCCGCAGGCACAACATGTGCATCGGCAGGAAGACTCCGTCGACACCGGGAATCGGGTTCTCAACCATCAGGTTGTCAGCAGCGACCGCGGCGACTTCATGGTCGTGCAGCCACGATGCGCACGTCCAGTCCAGCCCGGCACCGGGTTCACTGCCGTCGCCTGTCTCGAGAAACCTTGCCCACCAACCGGTCCGGACCAGCACAATGTCGCCGCGTTCCACCGTGACCCCCTGCTGCCGAGCGGCCGCGTCGAGTTCGGCAGGGGTGATCGGTTCGCCGATGTCGCAGAACGTCTCCACGCCGCGCAAGCGGACGATGTCGAGCAACACGCCGCGGGAAGTGATGCCCTTACCGTCCACTTTGTCGATCCCGCAGTGGTAGGCGCCGAGGCTGGTCACCGAGCTGGCGGGGAACCCGTTATACAGCTTGTCCTCGTAGTACACGTGCGACAACGCATCCCACTGGGTCGCGGCCTGCAGCGGCATGATGATGACATCGTCGTTGAACCGCATCGGGCCGTTGGTCCAGTACTCGCTGAGTTGAGCCGCTGCGGGATTCTTCAGCCACGACGGGCCGTACTCGGCCAGCGTGCTGGCATCGCCACCGTCGATCGTCATCACGTGCAGTGGGTTCTGCCTGAAGTGGAATGCTCCCTGCGGGCCCGACGATCCGAAGTCGACCCCGAGTGGAAACACCTTGCCGTGTCTGGCCAGACTGGCGGCCTGGGCGACCTTGTCGGCCGTGATGAGGTTCAGCGTGCCGATTTCGTCGGCGTCGCCCCAGCGTCCCCAGTTGCGGACGTCGTCGGCGACCCGGCGGAAGTCGTTCATGCTGGCCATAGTCCGCCTCTCATCGTCGCGACACCGAGCCGGCCAGATCCGTCTCGCCGATCGTCCCGCCGTCCACCCAGATCACCTGTCCGGTGATATAACTGGCCGCCTTGCTGTTCAGGAAGACCAGCACGCTGGCCTGCTCGTCGGCATTGGCTGCGCGGCCCAGAGGAGTACGGAACGAGTCCAAGAACTCTTGCCCGTAGGCCGACCGCAGCTGGTCGAGAATCGGGGTGTCCGTGACGCCCGGCGCGGTGCAGTTGATACGGATCCCCTTGGCTCCCAATGCTACGACGTTGGCCATCCCGTACAGGATGATCGCCTCCTTGGAAAGCCGGTAACCGCCTCCGTCGGCGACTGCCTCCGGGTTGCGCTCACACCACGCGATTCCCTCTGCCATCGTCGAAGTGTCCACCAGTCCCGCCGTGACCGCGGCGTTCTCGCGATAAGCCGAGGCCGCCAGCGAGGACACGTTCGCGATGGCCGAGCCGGGCGGCATCGAGGGCACCAGCGCCTCGGTGAACCGCCTGGTCCCGAGGAAGTTGATGGTGACCACCCGCAGCGGATCGCGGATCCCCGACGACACTCCGGCGACGTTGAACAAGGCTTCGACCGGGGAGCCGATCGACGCGACCGCGCCGTCGATCGACGCCGGATCGTACAGATCCAGGGGAATGAACTCGCCGATAGCGAAGTCGGGCGGTCGGATATCGAGACCGATCACCTCGGCGCCGAGGTCGGCGAGCTGCCGCGCCACCTCGGCACCGATACCCGAGGCACATCCGGTGACGACGACCCGACGGCCGTCGTAGCGCCACAACTCGTCAATCTGGCCCATGGGTCAGCGCTTGTCCGCGGCAGGATTCCTGCTCGTCCACCCCTCGCCTGCCTTGAGTTTCGCCGCCGCCGCCTCGATGCCGGCGTTCATCTCGTCCATCGCCAGGGACACCTCGTTGGCGGTGTAGTTCTCGCGGCCGGTGGGCAGACCGCCGAATGCGTAGGTCTCGTCGAACAGCGGCGCCTTCGATTGGGGTCGGCGCGCCTCGGCCTTCGCCAAGACCGGCTCTAGGCGCTTGGCTTTTTCGGCCCTTGCCTTTTCGTCGCGCTCGATGAACTCGGGCAGGACTTCGGAGCCCATCAGCTCGATGGACTCCATCGTCTCCTCGTGGCGGCGCGGTGTGAGGAGCAGAATCAGTTCGTCGACACCGCTTTCCTCGTAGCCGCGCAGGAACTCGCGCACGGTTGCGGGACTTCCGATCGGCCCTCGGTCTGGGCCGTAGACGACGCTCGGGTCCTTCTCGATCTCTTCGAGGTGCCGCTTCCACACCCCCGTCCGGCCCGGCGTGTGCATGCCGGTCATGTAGTAGTGCATGATCCCGAACGCGAAGAACCCGCCGCCCTTTCCGAGTCGCTCGATGGCCTGCTCGTCGGTCTTGGCCACCATCATCGATAGATCGCCGCCGATGGCGAGGATATTGGGGTTCATCTGGGGTGTGACCGGGACGGCGCTGGATTCGAACTCCTTGTAGTACCCGTTGACCCGTTCGGTCAGCGGGCCCGGACCGGTATAGGCGAAACTCAGGGCACCGAGGCCTTTCTGCGCGGCCATCGACACCGAAGCGGGGCGCGTGCAGGCCACCCACACCGGCGGGTGCGGCTTCTGCAACGGCTTGGGCACGACGTTGCGCGGCGGCATCTCGATGTGCTGACCCTTGAAGCCGGTGAACGGCTCCTCGGTCATACAGCGGATCGAGACCTCCAGCGCCTCTTTCCACATCGTGCGCTTGTCGGCCGGATCGATACCGAACCCACCGAGCTCACCCACCGAGGAAGACTCTCCGGTGCCGAACTCCACTCGGCCGTTGGACAGCAGATCGAGGGTGGAAACCCGCTCCGCCACGCGCGCAGGGTGATTGACCGCAGGCGGCAGGTGCATGATGCCGAAGCCGAGCCGAATGTCCTTGGTGCGCTGACTCGCCGCTGAGAGGAAGATCTCAGGAGCGGTGGAGTGGCAGTACTCTTCGAGGAAGTGGTGCTCGGTCAGCCACACCGTGGAGAAGCCGGCCTGGTCGGCGGCCTCCACCTCATCGAGGCCGTCCTGAAAGAGCTTGTGCTCGTCATCGTCACTCCATGGCCGTGGCAGCGGGAATTCATAGAACAGCGAGATCTTCATTTCGTTACCTTTCGATCTGAATCGAGTGTCGAATCGGTCTGAGCGCCAGTCTGTTCAGCTCTGTCGGGCAACTGGTCCGCGATGTGCTTGGCGGCCACATAGCCGAAGGTCATGGCCGGCCCGATGGTGGCGCCAGCGCCCGCGTAGCTGCGCCCCATCACCGCCGCTGATGTGTTGCCGACTGCGTACAGACCCTCCACGAAACTGTCATCGGTACGCAGCACCCGGGCGTGCTCGTCGGTCCGCAGCCCACCGGAGGTGCCGAGGTCGCCGAGGATGATCTGGAACGCGTAGTACGGCGGCTTCTGCAGCGGATACAGATTGGGATTGGACAACGTCGGGTCGCCGTAGTAGTTGTCGTACGCGGAATCACCGCGGTTGAAGTCGTCGTCGTGACCCTTGCGCGCCAATTCATTGAAGCGATCGGCGGTCGCACGAAGCTGGGCCGGGGGCGCGCCGATCTTTGCCGCCAGGTCCTCGAAGCTGTTCGCCTCCACCACGATTCCAGACTCCAGCCACAACTTGGGCACCTTCCACCCTGTCGGCACCGGCGCGAAGGGTACCTTCGGGATCGGTAGGTGGCCGCCGACGACGTAGCGGTGGAACGAGCGGATGTCGGTGATCAGCCAGCAGGGTATGTGAGTGACCCCGGAATTCTGGCCCTCGATCATCGCGTGCGCGAAGTCCATATACGGCGCGGCCTCGTTGATGAACCGCTTACCCTCGCCGTTTACCACGAACTGCGACGGCATCATGCGCTCGTTCAACATGAACTGCAGCCGGCCGTCGGGCCAGCACATGGCGGGAAACCACCAGGCCTCATCGAGGAGGTCCGTCGAGCCGCCGACCTTCTCACCCGCCCGTATGCCCTCACCCATCGACGCGGGATTGCCGAAGCTCCAGTCATTCTCGCCCCCGGCGAGATCATGGACCCTGTCGAGGACAGGTAGATGCTGTCTGCGCAATTCCATGTCATGGTCGAAGCCGCCGGCGGCGAGGACGACTCCGTGCCGCGCGCCGATGCGCTGCTGCCGGCCGTCCCGCTCGATAACCGCTCCGGTCACCGTGCCGTCGACGTCAGTGATCAGTTCGGTCATCGGTGAGCTCAGCCACAGCGGGATGTTCTGCTCTTTGAGGGCCAGCCGCATCCGAGCCGCAAGCGATTGGCCGATCGCGGCCATCCGGTCACCGAACACCCGCGCCCGGAACATGCGCCAGATCAGTTTCACCAGGACGGCCTTGCCGCGCCAGTTTTGCCGTACCTGGTAGAACAGCCGAAGGTCTTTGGGAGCGAACCAGATTCCCTTGGGCGCCAGCGCCAATGGTCGCAGGAGGTTCTGCTCCTCGTCGCCGAGCTTGCGCAGGTCGATCGCGGGAACGTTGATCGTGCTGCCCAATTCGGAGCCGCCGGGCAGCTCCGGGTAGTAGTCGGCATAGCCGGGCTTCCAGACGAATTCGAACCATCGGCTGCGCCGCTCCAAGAACTCCATCATCTCCGGTGCGCTGTCGACGTACGCACGAAGGCGCGCGTCGCTCACCAGGCCACCGGTGATCCGCTGCAGGTATTCGAAGACTGCGTCTGGGTCGGGAATGTAGCCCGCTTCGCGCTGCGAGGGCGCGCCCGGCACCCAGATGCCGCCGCCCGACAGCGCGGTGGAGCCGCCGAACTGGGGTGACTTCTCGACCACGAGGGTGTCGAGACCGAACGCATCGGCTGCCAGCGCCGCCGTCATTCCGCCGCCGCCGGAGCCGACGACGAGCACATCGACGGTGTGGTCGAACGTCTCGGTGGTCACGGGTTGCACACCGCCGTCCTGACGGCGAATCCGGCGATCAGCTCAGGTGCGGCGCGATAAAACCGATTACCCGTCTCATAGCGACCGTGCGCCGCCAGCGCCGCGAACGCCGCTACCCAGGTGCGGATTTCGTGTGCGGAATGGCCAGCCTGCTGCTCGATCCAGCTGTTCGACCAGCCGTCGACCTCGTCGAGGCGATTCGAGTCCACCAACTCCAGGAACGCGTGATCCCACTCGGGATTCAGCGGCTGCAGCGGGCTGTCGCCGTGCGCGAATGCCTGTGCCGCATCCATCACCGCCACCTGCCGCGCCTGGCGCTGCTCCGGCGTCATCGGTTCCCCGCCCACGATCCGGGCCAGCGCCGCTGGCGGTGCGGTCGCCAGAGTCGGGACCGGAGGATCGTGCGACAACCCACCGGATCCCACGACGAGCACCCGCTTACCCAGCGTCGTCAGATAGGTTCCGACTGCGGCGCCGAGCGCCCGGACCCGCCGAAGCGGTCCAAGCGGGGTGGCGACCGAGTTGATGAAGATCGGGATCACCGGCCTCGACGTCGCGTCGCCGAATAGCTTCTCCAGTGGCTGAACAGTTCCGTGGTCGACATCCATGCTGGCCGAAAGTGCCACGTCCACACCGGATTCCAGAACTGCTCGCGCACAATCGGTGGCGATGCCCTCGGGTACGTCCAGTGGGCCCGCGTGGGTGCCGTAATCGCCGACACCCTGCGCCGCGGTACCAATGCAGAACGGTGGCATCGTCCGATAGAAGAACCCGTTGTAGTGGTCGGGCGAGAAGACAACGGTCAGGTCGGGGTCGAAGTCCGCGACGAAGCGACGCGCCGCCCCTAGGGCCGACTCGACATCGTCAAGAAGATCCCGCGACGGTCCCGGAAGGTTCAGCAGCGGACTGTGCGACATGCAACACAGGGCCATTGTCGCCATGAGAACTCGAGCCTCCTTCCTGGGTCAGATGCAGGACGTCGAAAAGTGATTCGCTCATCTCGGGTGCGCGCTGCGCGATGCACGCACCGGCGATACAGCGGTCGGGCCGTACGAACAGCACGGAGTCGGTATAGACGTCGAACCAGGACTTCAACGCGCCCGTCCGGTCGCCGACGACCGTCACGTCGGCGTCGTCGTGACCGGTCCAGTGCAGCTGGGTCATCGGTCGTGCCTCGATGAAGCTGGCCCCCAAGGCCTTCCAGCGGCTGAACGCCTCGTCGCCGAGAACGGCGCGCAGGTTGTTGCTCCAGCAGAGCACGGCGAAGCCGGTGCCGAGC is part of the Mycolicibacterium tusciae JS617 genome and encodes:
- a CDS encoding TetR/AcrR family transcriptional regulator, which encodes MTTPEGKLKVGRRPNRRGEASRKHVLDVALHLLAGGGPDAVSVKLIAKEADVTWGTVQYQFGGADGFWAATILHILDTAGPRVWGRPSAGSIETRVAEVIDLLWNALNSPYNAAVTNLRTALAKNRSELQRNYPHTAHALDALDNNWLQQFREFFDGVDVDPRHARQVSALLPAALRGLHAERTFGSSLDVEDALVGLREAITLYMTPR
- a CDS encoding acyl-CoA dehydrogenase, with amino-acid sequence MPVALNEDQIALAQTVAGFAEHHRARASIRRDGKGNAGEGCDPWAELVNLGLHAVHLPEAVGGQGGTLEDIAVVIGESGRALIPGPLLATVCASAVISAAVTDDAAAGGLKRFAAGATGAVLDKSSSLTVREHAGRMRIQGASKATLGAGTAEVLVVPAHPDDSSDGAPVWLVVDRHSAGIDVDLVDGVDLRGDLAIVRFSDVDVTDAVRLGGLDAAQVDAIVTAMMAVEAAGIIAWCADAATEFIKSRIQFGRPIGTFQAVQHRAARLRITSELATASAWDGVRGLYDTVEQRRHAVAGAAVMAIGHGVHAAVECLALHGAIGFTWEHDVHLYWRRAIALAALAGPVELWEARLGEVAVAGSRDFTATLPEAEEDFRRWVAEVLDQASALSNPHPSPMGESDVVATGPRRALVAEHGLVAPSLPRPWGLDASPLQQLIVQEEFDRRGLAEPSMAIGQWVLPVVLKHGTHDQIGALAAPSLRGELIWCQLFSEPDAGSDVASLRLRAEKTDGGWLLSGQKIWTTQAHLANWGLCLARTGDDESTDSRHRGLSMFLIDMTNPKLDIRPIKQANGQAEFNEVFFNDAFVPDTMLLGEPGDGWAITLDTLAQERLFIGNYRDTGNEARIRRIITDGHYAGSHDDAVRTLGRISARGAAIAAMNLRETLRRLQGHSPGPATSIGKAAASLLHVDAAAAALNLIGPRGTLDESHCEPVFHELDIPTWVIGGGTVEIQLTTIASFILGLPRR
- a CDS encoding SMP-30/gluconolactonase/LRE family protein yields the protein MSQHNFALDIVADGLHMPECPRWHDQRLWFSDIRGHTVYRIDDGHLSVVHRFPVDEEPAGLGWLPDGDLLVAGMATRVIYRITGGHATIHADVKLLAAHQINDMIVTSDGTAFVTQLGFDLDAPQPEPKATMVIRVDPEGAVSAAADDLLVPNGIAIDDTETTIVVAESGGGRLTSYAHRDGVLSDRSTEPLPATTAFPFCAPDGICLDEQGGRWVADSINKRVFRIHSGTITHEHRFEQFVLACALGDPDRRSLYVCLTDFWHKSEMTDQPTGRIVRIRVASPGVGRP
- a CDS encoding SDR family NAD(P)-dependent oxidoreductase, producing MTDELAGKVAIVTGGASGLGEGLVRRFAAEGAKVLIGDVDTDAGAALAAEIGANALFVEADVSDVDQVSGLVSTAVDRFGGLHVMVNNAGVSGTMHRRFLDDDLADFHTVMAVNVLAVMAGTRDAARHMSQHGGGSIINLTSIGGIQAGGGVMTYRASKAAVIQFTKSAAIELAHYEIRVNAIAPGNIRTAIVRKSAAGEDLEKLEQFEAKIREQMRNDRPLKREGTMEDVAEAALYFATDRSRYVTGTVLPIDGGTSAGKVTARKPKAN
- a CDS encoding alpha/beta fold hydrolase → MSAARKTILVDGLVTGYLETGEGDPVILLHGGEFGVNAEIAWENNIDALARRYRVLALEMLGFGESAKVIDFNDGRGMRIRHIARFCEAAGVESAHFVGNSMGAVNLFVDATSESPVLPARSLVMVCGGGEIQRNEHSAALYDYDATVDGMRRIVEALFYDPSYAADESYVQRRYDSSIAPGAWEALAGARFRRPGLEPPPLPSSARAYERITVPTLVVEGGRDKLLPRGWAAEIAGQIASARSVVIPDAGHCPQIEQPAAVNDLLLAFLAEQREGAA
- a CDS encoding cyclase family protein codes for the protein MASMNDFRRVADDVRNWGRWGDADEIGTLNLITADKVAQAASLARHGKVFPLGVDFGSSGPQGAFHFRQNPLHVMTIDGGDASTLAEYGPSWLKNPAAAQLSEYWTNGPMRFNDDVIIMPLQAATQWDALSHVYYEDKLYNGFPASSVTSLGAYHCGIDKVDGKGITSRGVLLDIVRLRGVETFCDIGEPITPAELDAAARQQGVTVERGDIVLVRTGWWARFLETGDGSEPGAGLDWTCASWLHDHEVAAVAADNLMVENPIPGVDGVFLPMHMLCLRDMGLMLGEYWDLTALAADCAADGIYEFQLIAPPLRVTGGVGSPVNPIAIK
- a CDS encoding coniferyl-alcohol dehydrogenase, whose protein sequence is MGQIDELWRYDGRRVVVTGCASGIGAEVARQLADLGAEVIGLDIRPPDFAIGEFIPLDLYDPASIDGAVASIGSPVEALFNVAGVSSGIRDPLRVVTINFLGTRRFTEALVPSMPPGSAIANVSSLAASAYRENAAVTAGLVDTSTMAEGIAWCERNPEAVADGGGYRLSKEAIILYGMANVVALGAKGIRINCTAPGVTDTPILDQLRSAYGQEFLDSFRTPLGRAANADEQASVLVFLNSKAASYITGQVIWVDGGTIGETDLAGSVSRR